AATAACAACGCGGGGCTTGCCCAGGTCTTCAATTTTGGTGAGTCCTTCCATGATTAAGCAAAGATGCGGACGCGGCGGCTCACCGCCCGGTAATTGCCAGCCAATACGCGCGGCCCCGGCTTCGCGTTGGGCTGCGCCGGGCCAATAAGCTCGACATAACCCGGGGCCGCCGGAAACGGTATGCAGCTAGCTCACCATCTTTTCCTTTTCCTGTTTCTTATGAAAAACCTACTGCTGGGCCTGGCCCTGGCTTGCGGAGCCGGGCTAAGCGCCTGCACGTCTGCCGTCAATGTGGAGCAGCGTGCCGATGTTAACTTCAGCAAGTATCGCACTTTTGACTTTGCCGATACGGAAGTAAAAACCAATGGCGACCATAACCCGCTGCTGCGTAGCCCTATCGCCCAAGACCATATCAAGCAGGCTATTGCCAGCGAACTAGCTAAGCGCGGGCTGCGGCAGGTCGACAGCAATCCCGACTTTCTCATCACCACCCATACCTACGTGGAGCAGGCCGAGCGCACCGTGACCGATAACCTGCCGCCGGCCGGCTATGCTTATCCGTATGCCATGTCGTACCGGGGCCGGTTTTTGCCCATCAACTACGGGGCGTGGTATACGCCGGCCTATTACCAGACTGCCCACACCGAGCAGTACCGCGAAGGCACTTTGGTGC
The sequence above is drawn from the Hymenobacter baengnokdamensis genome and encodes:
- a CDS encoding DUF4136 domain-containing protein is translated as MKNLLLGLALACGAGLSACTSAVNVEQRADVNFSKYRTFDFADTEVKTNGDHNPLLRSPIAQDHIKQAIASELAKRGLRQVDSNPDFLITTHTYVEQAERTVTDNLPPAGYAYPYAMSYRGRFLPINYGAWYTPAYYQTAHTEQYREGTLVLDFIDARTNNLVWRGSIADPVDDPARLGSDFSKAAKEILDKFPAGDKKS